Proteins from a single region of Mycoplasma leachii PG50:
- a CDS encoding N-acetylneuraminate lyase, whose amino-acid sequence MKSLKGVFAALLIPYKKDGSIDEQALKKFIDYNIEISKVDGLYVNGSTGEAFLLSNSERKKILEIVAKHVNKRIPLIAQVGSLNIYESIEQAKLAEQLEYDAISAVTPFYYKFSLDQILNYYKEIKKSTNLPLIAYYIPLLSGVNFSLEAFEKLFAINGIIGVKFTATDLYTLERIKAKFPDKLVYYGFDEQQLSASIYNIDGFIGSTFNVNAKKAKQLFELVKNGYNQQALELQKQINDFIDIVLANGLYAILKEIIRQHYDLSEVFCRLPMTQSISQYALKAKEIQEKYLKDI is encoded by the coding sequence ATGAAAAGCCTAAAAGGTGTGTTTGCTGCTTTATTGATTCCATATAAAAAAGATGGTTCAATAGATGAGCAAGCATTAAAAAAGTTTATTGATTATAATATTGAAATTTCAAAAGTTGATGGACTTTATGTAAATGGGTCAACTGGTGAAGCTTTCTTGCTTTCAAATTCAGAAAGAAAAAAAATTTTAGAAATTGTTGCTAAACATGTTAATAAAAGAATACCATTAATTGCTCAAGTTGGCTCTTTAAACATTTATGAATCAATAGAGCAAGCAAAATTAGCTGAACAATTAGAATATGATGCTATTAGTGCTGTTACTCCTTTTTATTACAAGTTTAGTTTAGATCAAATTTTAAATTATTATAAAGAAATTAAAAAATCAACAAATTTGCCTTTAATTGCTTATTATATCCCATTATTATCAGGTGTTAATTTTTCACTTGAAGCTTTTGAAAAATTATTTGCTATTAATGGAATTATTGGAGTTAAATTCACAGCAACTGATTTATATACTTTAGAAAGAATTAAAGCAAAATTTCCTGATAAATTAGTATATTATGGCTTTGATGAACAACAATTATCTGCATCAATTTATAATATTGATGGTTTTATAGGCTCAACATTTAATGTTAATGCAAAAAAAGCAAAACAATTATTTGAACTAGTTAAAAATGGATACAACCAACAAGCTTTAGAATTACAAAAACAAATTAATGATTTTATTGATATAGTTTTAGCAAATGGATTATATGCAATTTTAAAAGAAATTATTAGACAGCATTATGATTTAAGTGAAGTATTTTGTAGATTACCAATGACTCAATCAATTTCTCAATATGCATTAAAAGCAAAAGAGATTCAAGAAAAATATTTAAAAGATATTTAG
- the rpmA gene encoding 50S ribosomal protein L27 has product MRFLLGLQYFASKKGVGSTKNGRDSESKRLGAKKSDGQFTNAGSIIYRQRGTKIHPGLNVGRGGDDTLFALISGIVKYEKFGKNRTRVSVIPN; this is encoded by the coding sequence GCGTTTCTTATTAGGTTTACAATATTTTGCTTCTAAAAAAGGAGTTGGGTCAACTAAAAATGGTCGTGATTCAGAATCTAAACGTTTAGGAGCTAAAAAATCTGATGGTCAATTCACTAATGCTGGTTCAATTATTTATAGACAAAGAGGAACTAAAATTCATCCTGGTTTAAACGTTGGACGAGGTGGAGATGATACTTTATTTGCTTTAATTTCTGGTATTGTTAAGTATGAAAAATTTGGAAAAAACCGTACTAGAGTAAGTGTTATTCCTAACTAA